One window from the genome of Alnus glutinosa chromosome 13, dhAlnGlut1.1, whole genome shotgun sequence encodes:
- the LOC133853780 gene encoding geraniol 8-hydroxylase-like has product MDFLMSFVIGLCLFWILVKTFHRIPRSEATHSKLPPGPKPFPVIGNLLELGDKPHISLTKLAEAHGPIMTLKLGRVTTIVISSANTAKEVLQTHDQVLSNRTIPNALRAHEHDEFGLPWLPVSSQWRNLRKICNGQLFCNTALDANKDIRRKKVQELIAETRQSSLTGEAVDIGRAAFKTTLNMLSNTILSVDLADPNSDASRKFKEIAWNIMKEAGKPNIADYFPVLQKLDPQGIRQRMTLNFEKMIDLFAHMISERLQLRKVTAGFITNSDMLDTLLNISEENSEKMDKTKMEHFFLDLFVAGTDTTSATIEWAMAELLQNPEVLSKAKTELEEVIGKGNPVEESDIARLPYLQAIVKETFRLHPTGPFLLPRKAEADVEINGYVIPKGAQVLVNARAIGRDRSLWENENSFMPNRFLGSEMDVKGRNFELIPFGGGRRICPGLPLAIRMLHLILGSLIHTFDWKLEDGVKREDMNMEEKFGLTLQIAHPLRAIPIPV; this is encoded by the exons ATGGATTTCTTGATGAGCTTTGTAATTGGTCTTTGCCTTTTCTGGATCTTAGTCAAAACCTTCCACAGAATTCCCAGAAGCGAAGCAACTCACAGCAAGCTTCCACCTGGTCCAAAACCTTTTCCGGTCATCGGAAACCTCTTAGAACTTGGTGATAAACCCCACATTTCCCTAACCAAGCTTGCCGAGGCTCATGGCCCCATAATGACGCTAAAACTAGGCAGAGTAACCACAATAGTCATTTCTTCAGCAAACACGGCCAAAGAAGTCCTCCAAACACACGACCAAGTCTTGTCTAACCGAACCATCCCCAATGCACTCCGAGCCCACGAACACGACGAGTTTGGCTTGCCCTGGCTACCCGTTTCAAGCCAGTGGAGAAACCTTCGCAAAATATGCAACGGCCAACTATTCTGCAACACAGCACTTGACGCCAACAAAGATATCCGGCGCAAGAAAGTCCAGGAGCTCATCGCCGAAACTCGTCAAAGCAGCCTAACCGGTGAGGCAGTAGATATCGGCAGAGCGGCTTTCAAGACTACGCTTAATATGTTATCAAACACCATTCTTTCGGTGGATTTGGCGGACCCGAATTCTGACGCGTCTAGAAAGTTCAAGGAGATCGCGTGGAATATCATGAAAGAGGCAGGGAAACCAAACATAGCAGATTATTTTCCTGTGCTTCAGAAGTTGGACCCCCAAGGCATAAGGCAGCGCATGACACTTAACTTTGAGAAGATGATAGATCTCTTTGCCCACATGATTAGCGAACGGTTGCAGTTGAGAAAAGTGACGGCTGGTTTTATCACAAACAGTGATATGTTAGACACCCTTCTCAACATCAGTGAAGAAAACAGTGAAAAGATGGACAAGACAAAGATGGAGCATTTCTTCTTG GACTTATTTGTTGCGGGGACTGATACAACTTCAGCCACAATAGAATGGGCTATGGCAGAGCTACTCCAGAATCCTGAGGTATTGTCAAAAGCCAAAACAGAGCTGGAGGAAGTAATTGGCAAAGGCAACCCTGTCGAAGAGTCGGATATTGCTCGGTTGCCTTACTTACAAGCAATAGTAAAAGAAACATTCCGGCTGCACCCAACAGGTCCCTTCTTACTCCCTAGGAAAGCTGAAGCAGATGTAGAAATTAACGGATACGTTATTCCAAAGGGTGCACAAGTGCTGGTGAATGCACGGGCTATAGGACGAGACCGGAGCTTATGGGAGAATGAAAATTCATTTATGCCAAATAGGTTTTTGGGGTCGGAAATGGATGTCAAAGGCCGGAACTTCGAACTTATACCCTTCGGTGGTGGAAGGAGAATATGTCCTGGTTTACCATTGGCAATACGAATGTTGCACTTGATATTAGGTTCTCTTATCCATACCTTTGATTGGAAGCTTGAAGATGGTGTTAAACGCGAGGATATGAACATGGAAGAAAAGTTTGGCCTAACTTTACAGATTGCTCATCCCCTCAGAGCTATTCCTATTCCAGTCTAA